The region CCTTTCTACGCAGCACTGCGTGGCTTAGGTTCAATTGAACACGTACTGGCTCGCCACGTTGAAGGCGCGTCACACATGGCTGAAGGCTACACTCGTGCAAACCCAGGCAATATCGGCCTGTGTATTGGTACTTCTGGCCCTGCCGGTACCGATATGATCACCGGTTTGTACTCAGCGATGGCTGACTCGATTCCAATTTTGTGCATCACTGGCCAAGCGCCACGTGCTCGCATGCACAAAGAAGACTTCCAAGCTGTAGACATTGAGTCTATCGCTAAGCCAGTAACTAAGTGGGCTATCTGCGTAATGGAACCCGCTCAGTTGATCGGTACTTTCCAGCAGGCATTCCACATCATGCGTTCTGGTCGTCCTGGCCCAGTTCTTATCGACATGCCGTTCGACGTACAGATGGCTGAGATTGAATTTGACGCTGAAGCATACGTACCCATGATCCCGTACAAGCCAGCTGCTACTCGTATCCAAATCGAGAAAGCGCTGACCATGCTGAACGAGTCTGACAAGCCGCTGTTGGTATCTGGTGGTGGTGTTATCAACGCCAACGCAGACAAGCAACTGACTGAGTTTGCTGAACTGGTAAACGTTCCAGTAATTCCTACTTTGATGGGTTGGGGCACTATTCCTGACGACCACGAGTTGATGGCGGGTATGTGTGGTCTGCAGACTTCACACCGTTACGGCAACGCTACTATGCTGGCATCTGACTTCGTGTTGGGTATCGGTAACCGCTTTGCTAACCGTCACACCGGTTCGGTTGAGGTTTACACCAAGGGCCGTAAGTTCGTCCACGTAGACATTGAGCCTACGCAGATTGGTCGCGTATTCTGCCCAGATCTGGGTATCGTATCTTGCGCCGGCGCTGCTTTGGATCTGTTCTTAGAAGTTGCTAAAGAATGGAAAGCGGCAGGCAAGCTGAAAGATCGTTCTGCTTGGGTTGCTGAGTGTAAAGCACGCAAGAGCACCATGCAGCGCAAGACCAACTTCGACAACGTTCCAGTTAAACCACAGCGTGTTTACCAGGAAATGAACAAAGTCTTTGGCCGCGATACTACTTATGTATCCACCATTGGTTTGTCACAGATTGCTGCGGCTCAGTTCCTGCACGTATACAGCGCACGTAACTGGATCAACTGTGGTCAGGCTGGCCCTCTGGGTTGGACTATTCCTGCTGCTCTGGGTGTGGTTGCTGCAGATAAGTCTCGCAACGTGGTAGCTATCTCTGGTGACTACGACTTCCAGTTCATGATCGAAGAATTGGCCGTTGGCGCGCAGTTTAAACTGCCGTACATCCACGTACTGGTAAACAACTCTTATCTGGGTCTGATCCGTCAGGCACAGCGTGGCTTCGACATGGACTTCTGTGTTCAGTTGTCTTTCGAAAACATCAACTCTCCTGAGCTGGGCGAGTACGGTGTTGACCACGTTAAGGTTGTTGAAGGTCTGGGCTGTAAAGCAATCCGTGTTTACAAGCCAGAAGAAATCGCTCCTGCACTGGAAGAAGCCAAGAAGTTGATGGCTCAGTACTCTGTACCAGTAGTAGTTGAAGTGATCCTTGAGCGTGTAACCAACGTTTCTATGGGCGTTGAAATTGACGCAGTTAACGAGTTTGAAGAATTAGCAGAAAAAGGCATCGATGCCCCTACTGCGACTATCTCTCTGCTTGATTAATTAATACCTTAAAGCCCAGCCACTCGGCTGGGCTTATTTTTGCCCCCTATTAATGAAGGACATTGTTATGCCTAAATTAGCTGCCAACTTGTCTATGCTGTTTACCGAAGTGGCCTTTATGGACCGCTTTGAAGCCGCCGCTAAGGCTGGCTTTAAGGGTGTAGAATATCTGTTCCCTTATGCTGAAACTGCACAAGACATCAAAGCCAAACTTGATGCCAATGGTCTGACTCAGGTGTTGTTTAACCTACCAGCCGGTAACTGGGACGGCGGCGAGCGCGGCATTGCTTGCCAT is a window of Oceanisphaera sp. IT1-181 DNA encoding:
- the gcl gene encoding glyoxylate carboligase, translating into MAKMKAIEAVAKILELEGVTKAFGVPGAAINPFYAALRGLGSIEHVLARHVEGASHMAEGYTRANPGNIGLCIGTSGPAGTDMITGLYSAMADSIPILCITGQAPRARMHKEDFQAVDIESIAKPVTKWAICVMEPAQLIGTFQQAFHIMRSGRPGPVLIDMPFDVQMAEIEFDAEAYVPMIPYKPAATRIQIEKALTMLNESDKPLLVSGGGVINANADKQLTEFAELVNVPVIPTLMGWGTIPDDHELMAGMCGLQTSHRYGNATMLASDFVLGIGNRFANRHTGSVEVYTKGRKFVHVDIEPTQIGRVFCPDLGIVSCAGAALDLFLEVAKEWKAAGKLKDRSAWVAECKARKSTMQRKTNFDNVPVKPQRVYQEMNKVFGRDTTYVSTIGLSQIAAAQFLHVYSARNWINCGQAGPLGWTIPAALGVVAADKSRNVVAISGDYDFQFMIEELAVGAQFKLPYIHVLVNNSYLGLIRQAQRGFDMDFCVQLSFENINSPELGEYGVDHVKVVEGLGCKAIRVYKPEEIAPALEEAKKLMAQYSVPVVVEVILERVTNVSMGVEIDAVNEFEELAEKGIDAPTATISLLD